From a region of the Lactuca sativa cultivar Salinas chromosome 4, Lsat_Salinas_v11, whole genome shotgun sequence genome:
- the LOC111886259 gene encoding 25S rRNA (cytosine-C(5))-methyltransferase NSUN5, translating to MSQYKIPADVKKPRYVRVNTLKLDVETAVSELSKDNMVEKDDMIPDLLVLPPATDLHNHPLVTNGSVFMQGKASSMVAVALGPKPGWETL from the exons ATGTCCCAATATAAGATTCCCG CAGATGTTAAAAAACCTCGCTATGTTCGTGTCAATACTCTGAAATTGGATGTTGAAACTGCTGTGTCTGAATTAAGCAAAGATAATATG GTCGAGAAGGATGACATGATTCCCGATTTATTAGTGCTTCCACCAGCTACTGATTTGCACAATCATCCTTTGGTCACAAACGGAAGTGTATTTATGCAA ggTAAGGCAAGTTCCATGGTGGCAGTTGCCCTTGGGCCTAAACCAGGGTGGGAAACATTGTAA
- the LOC111886212 gene encoding bZIP transcription factor 29 translates to MMMGMRWVRSPNHLRGSHMLNPRSSCSIGHSMTGFATKRASEGEVVDDLFSAYMNLENLDTLDSSGTDDKQGTENREDLDSRASGTKTNGGDSSDNEATSSVNDKGIKRSAGGDIAPTTRHYRSVSMDSFMGRMNFADESPKLPPSPGGHIGQLCPNNSIDSNSNTNTFSLEFGNGEFTGAELKKIMANEKLAEIALSDPKRAKRILANRQSAARSKERKMRYIIELEHKVQTLQTEAT, encoded by the exons ATGATGATGGGCATGAGATGGGTTCGATCACCGAACCATTTACGTGGGTCCCACATGTTAAATCCAAGATCATCCTGTTCAATTGGGCATAGCATGACAGGGTTTG CAACTAAAAGAGCCTCCGAAGGGGAAGTTGTTGACGATTTGTTTTCTGCTTATATGAATCTTGAAAATCTTGACACATTAGACTCTTCTGGAACTGACGATAAACAAGGAACTGAGAATCGTGAAGATTTAGATAGTCGAGCTAGTGGAACAAAAACAAATGGAGGTGATAGCAGTGATAATGAAGCTACAAGTAGTGTTAATGATAAAGGGATTAAACGGAGTGCAGGTGGAGACATTGCTCCAACAACAAGGCATTATAGAAGTGTGTCAATGGATAGTTTTATGGGGAGGATGAACTTTGCTGATGAATCACCTAAGCTTCCTCCTTCTCCTGGAGGGCATATTGGTCAATTATGCCCAAATAATTCAATCGACTCAAATTCAAATACAAATACGTTTAGTTTGGAGTTTGGAAATGGTGAGTTTACAGGGGCTGAGCTCAAGAAAATCATGGCTAATGAGAAACTTGCAGAGATTGCTTTATCTGATCCCAAACGAGCCAAAAG GATTTTGGCAAATCGACAATCTGCTGCAAGATCAAAAGAGAGGAAAATGCGTTACATTATAGAATTGGAGCACAAGGTTCAAACTTTACAGACTGAAGCAACCTAA